A portion of the Oscillatoria sp. FACHB-1406 genome contains these proteins:
- a CDS encoding FAD-dependent oxidoreductase, producing the protein MAHFHQFFKVWRRSLASVSIGCVLIESAIVPAFAAAPRSPDETVNCDALVVGGGLAGAATAYEALLAGRTVCMTDITDWVGGQISSQGTSALDETTRQRALLYYSRGYNELRSRIERKYGKLNPGDCWVSVACYIPADANKILTEQLEDAAHRGGGELRWFPSTVIKELELSGDGKLINGAIAIQHQPQAGTPPLNTEPLSQTIEDAYRYENSSRLKKRILRFVPKNKAAKGADWYVVEATETGELIALADVPYKLGLDPRTHREPSSPTSGQDPYCVQGFTYTFAMERTQDPQPQPKPNFYDRYAPYYSYELPRLANFNLVFTYRRIWSPQTGEPESFGSFKWTAPTPGDISMQNWTWGNDYRPGTSQDNLIFSREQLGQTGQLSPSGWMGGLRADTLRRGEENALGYYYWLVAGTTDSQLGANVKKPEPNHRFLAGFDTPMGTAHGLSKYPYMREGRRIVGRPSFGYEDGFMVSEIDISRRDYNAEYYTKTLSPRMYRDLRVALAGLEATSAIVKDTPAGEIKRRSRSTIYPDAVGIAQYPIDFHPCMTQSPPELPGNKEREGVRIGQGSSFPAQIPLRAMIPQKIDNLLVVGKSIATSHTAAAAYRVHSFEWSSGAAAGTTIDFALDKGIFPYQLTATMPRPTRELRDLQQRLQWDGNPIAFPNTSIFNLDWSQW; encoded by the coding sequence ATGGCCCACTTTCATCAATTCTTCAAAGTTTGGAGGCGATCGCTCGCCTCTGTTTCGATCGGCTGCGTTCTGATAGAATCAGCTATTGTCCCCGCTTTTGCCGCTGCGCCGCGATCGCCAGATGAAACCGTTAATTGCGACGCGCTCGTTGTCGGTGGCGGATTGGCAGGGGCAGCAACCGCTTACGAAGCATTGCTGGCGGGACGCACGGTTTGCATGACCGATATTACCGATTGGGTAGGCGGACAAATCTCCTCCCAAGGAACCTCCGCCCTCGATGAGACGACGCGCCAAAGAGCGCTGCTGTATTACTCGCGCGGTTACAACGAATTGCGCAGCCGTATCGAACGCAAGTATGGCAAACTCAATCCCGGCGATTGTTGGGTAAGCGTTGCGTGTTATATCCCTGCCGATGCAAACAAGATTTTAACCGAGCAGTTGGAAGATGCTGCCCATCGGGGTGGTGGAGAGCTTCGATGGTTTCCCTCGACCGTTATTAAGGAATTAGAATTGAGTGGGGATGGTAAGCTAATTAACGGCGCGATCGCGATTCAACACCAGCCCCAAGCCGGAACCCCGCCCCTCAATACCGAACCTCTCTCCCAAACGATTGAGGATGCCTATCGCTACGAAAACTCCTCGCGCCTCAAAAAAAGAATCCTTCGCTTCGTCCCCAAAAACAAAGCCGCAAAAGGGGCTGATTGGTACGTCGTCGAAGCCACTGAAACCGGCGAACTAATTGCGTTGGCTGACGTTCCCTACAAACTCGGACTCGACCCCCGCACCCACCGCGAACCCTCCTCCCCCACCAGCGGACAAGACCCCTACTGCGTCCAAGGATTTACTTACACCTTCGCGATGGAACGGACGCAAGACCCGCAACCCCAACCCAAACCCAATTTTTACGACCGTTACGCGCCCTACTATAGCTACGAACTGCCGCGCTTGGCGAACTTCAACCTCGTGTTCACCTACCGCCGCATCTGGAGTCCGCAAACCGGCGAACCGGAAAGCTTCGGTTCCTTTAAATGGACTGCACCCACTCCCGGCGACATCTCCATGCAAAACTGGACTTGGGGTAACGACTATCGCCCCGGCACTTCGCAGGATAACCTGATCTTCTCGCGCGAGCAACTCGGACAAACCGGACAACTTTCTCCTAGCGGTTGGATGGGGGGATTGCGCGCCGATACCCTGCGGCGGGGCGAAGAAAACGCACTGGGGTATTATTATTGGCTAGTTGCAGGCACGACCGATTCACAGTTGGGCGCAAATGTCAAGAAGCCCGAACCCAATCATCGCTTCCTCGCCGGTTTTGATACGCCGATGGGAACGGCGCACGGACTATCGAAATATCCCTATATGCGCGAGGGACGGCGGATTGTCGGGCGACCGTCTTTCGGGTACGAAGATGGGTTTATGGTGTCGGAAATCGATATTTCGCGGCGAGATTACAATGCGGAATATTACACGAAAACGCTTTCGCCCCGGATGTATCGCGACTTGCGCGTTGCTTTAGCGGGTTTGGAAGCAACGAGTGCAATTGTTAAGGATACGCCAGCAGGAGAAATTAAACGGCGATCGCGCTCTACCATTTATCCCGACGCGGTAGGAATCGCTCAATATCCCATCGATTTCCATCCCTGCATGACCCAATCGCCTCCCGAACTTCCCGGTAACAAAGAGCGAGAAGGCGTTCGCATCGGTCAAGGATCCTCTTTCCCCGCGCAAATCCCGCTCAGAGCGATGATACCCCAAAAAATCGATAACCTGCTCGTTGTCGGGAAAAGTATTGCCACCAGTCATACTGCTGCCGCTGCCTACCGCGTTCACTCCTTTGAATGGTCGTCCGGTGCTGCGGCAGGAACGACAATTGATTTTGCGTTGGATAAAGGGATTTTTCCCTATCAACTGACGGCAACAATGCCCCGTCCGACTCGCGAATTGCGGGATTTGCAGCAGCGCTTGCAGTGGGATGGAAACCCAATTGCGTTCCCGAATACTTCCATCTTTAATCTCGATTGGAGTCAGTGGTAA
- a CDS encoding serine/threonine-protein kinase, with amino-acid sequence MSRVIRDRYEIIESLSRKPGRQTFLAHDTVTGDRVILKLLTFNRELEWDAFKLFEREIQVLQALSHPQIPSYLDSFEFNEGENQGFALVQSYIEARSLESYLQSGRKFSEAELKEIAEALLNILIYLHHLNPAVIHRDIKPSNVLLGDRSGNSVGQVYLVDFGSVQTAASKNSSTFTIVGTYGYMAPEQFSGRIAPVSDLYSLGATLVYLVTG; translated from the coding sequence GTGAGTCGAGTAATACGCGATCGCTACGAGATTATAGAATCGTTGAGCCGCAAACCGGGAAGACAGACTTTTCTCGCGCACGATACCGTAACGGGCGATCGCGTTATCCTCAAGCTGCTAACGTTTAATCGGGAGTTAGAATGGGACGCTTTTAAACTCTTCGAGCGCGAAATTCAAGTTTTGCAAGCGCTTTCTCATCCTCAAATTCCTTCCTATCTCGACTCCTTTGAATTTAATGAAGGGGAGAATCAAGGGTTTGCACTGGTTCAGAGCTATATTGAGGCGCGATCGCTCGAATCTTATCTACAATCCGGGCGTAAATTTAGCGAAGCCGAACTTAAAGAAATTGCCGAAGCGTTGCTCAATATTCTTATTTACCTCCATCACCTCAATCCCGCTGTCATTCATCGCGACATCAAACCGAGTAATGTATTGCTTGGCGATCGTTCGGGGAATTCTGTCGGACAAGTTTATCTCGTAGATTTTGGCTCTGTACAAACCGCCGCTTCTAAAAATAGCAGTACCTTTACCATTGTCGGCACTTATGGCTATATGGCTCCCGAACAATTTAGCGGTCGAATTGCTCCCGTTTCCGATCTTTACAGCCTGGGTGCAACGCTCGTTTATTTGGTAACAGGGTAA